The DNA sequence TTAAGCCTGATGTACGCATCTCTCAAGAATTTACTTTTAGTAATATTAATTAATGACTTTACCAGTTTCTCTGCTTCTGTGTTCATTTCTTTTAAGTGCTTTATGTGTTCTTTCTTGATCATGAGGATTTTAGACAGCCTCGTCTGAAAATCAGAAAGTACAGAACGCGTTAGAAGTGGTGCTGATTTTTAAGGATGCAATCCTTTTGACAGGAAATACTTACAACTTGGACCAAGAATTTTACAGGAAATCCTCCAAGTGTTTCTCCCTCTGTACTGGGCAACTTGTTCCTCCATGGTGAAGCGTTCATAagaggatcattgtcctgttatttaaaagcaaaaaaaaaaaaagctgatcgGAAGTCATTTATGCTGATGACCAGTTTAGAATACAAAACTTGAAACAGCTGTCAGGAATTGTTTTGTTGTATAATCCTCTTAGGTTTAACAAAACCTGAAAACCTTGCATTTAAACACTCAGTCACAACAGTGGAGTTCAACATTCAGTTAATGCTTTCCAGGTCCAAATGTTAGAGTCACCAAAAGTACAAATATTAGTTAAAACTCCAGACAGTTCACATTGTGGAACCCAAGTGTAAAAGCTACAGTAAAACAGCAAAGCCAGGACTCAACCTGGAGAACAAGGAAGGATTCCTTACAGATGAGTACAGTTAGTCTAATACTCAGACTAGCAACATCAAACAGTAAAGCATCCTTATGTAAAGCAACTCATATTATTTGTAGCCTGTGTAAAAACTTTACCTTGGGTTTTTTTGGTGCCACCTGAACACCAGATAGTGACGCATATGACAACCGATAGGCTCCATTGCCTTGAGTGTCTTAAGCAACATTACTGTGTTGTAAAATTGCCATCTAGTGCTTGCTGCAAACCTTTGGGATTGTGTTAGATCATGTTCCTGAATAAAGTGGGGTTATCTTAGCTCAGTGTCAACTCCTACAAGCATTCAGACCCAAtgaactttttcccattttgtcaggttaaaaccacaaacatgtggaagggaGGAAACTGCTCTGGTCAGTATGTGTGGTGAAAATCTAAAACTCCACATCATCACACTGAAGCATgacggtggcagcatcatggtgcaGAGGTGCTTTTCTACACCAGGGACAATAAAGAtaggtggagctaaatacaggacaatcctgagaGAGGCCTGGTGGAGCAGCACATACTGGCAGCATCTGAAATGCACCAATATGactattattttttatcaaacaaCCCTCAACCTCACAGCGTCTGGTGGAAGCCAAGATGTTCCAAGTCTTCAACTGACATGAAGCTATAGATGTACCCCACTGTTGCCAGTGTGTGCTTCCCTTCACAGGCTGCAAGACTTGAATCTAACCATCTAGCAGGATAAGAATATCTAAACCAAGAAAAGGTTTAGATCCAACCATATTCATGCGTTACAacggccaagtcaaagtccaggccaaaatccaattgagaatttgtggcaagacttaaaaactaaTGTTAACAGAATTCATCTCTTAAACTCCtgattaaaaatacattgaagtttgtggttgtaacattagaaatgtaaaaaggttcaggAGGCACTGCACCGTGGAAGAGCAGAAAGCATTTCTAGGGAGCAGAACTAGAAACCTAACCAAAGCCTGTCATTAAATGTAGATTTACCATTTGAACAGGAGTGGTAACAGATGGGTAAGGCGCTCGAGGAGGAGTCATGAGGTTCTGTATGTAGCGCGTTGACCGGTGCTTCTGTGCGAAGGCAGAGATGGGCATAGTCTCATTGGGCTCATTGCtctgaaaaacacacaacatccttcagtaaaaacaaaacattcccTTTACTTTTGCACGTGACTACTTTGGTGTTATTTCATCAGCACCACAGGAAGGTAAAAGCTTTACCAGAACTTCGTAATCAGGCACAGTGTGAGTTCCCAGGCCACTGCGGTCAAAGGTGACACGATAAGTTGCAGCACTGGTGTCAACGGCATCAATCTGCCCTGTGAAAAGCCCGTCGTGGACGCCTCGAAGCCGAGctgttaaacaaacaaacattatttcgTTAGAATCATGTGACTGAGGTAGGATCCTCTGCAGATAAAGTGTGTTCATATGAGTGATCTCACCCGTCACTTTCGTTCCTATGATGAGTGGTAACGGGATTTCATCAGGAAGGTCTTTGCAAGTTGACACATCTGATAACTTTCTCTGCTGCAGAAGTCGCATCTTCTGACGCTTTTGTCTCAGGGCTGTTCGCTCTTCAGCAAAGAAGGCTGACGAACACCTAGTTGGGGATCAGTAAAGCTCAGCATTGAGATGTCACTTATTTTTTGCTTCCAGATTTCAGAGCTAGTCGTCAAAACCTATTGAACATGAGTTTGTAAAGATCAAAGCGCACCGTCTTGGTTTCCCCATCAGCCTCCTGATTGTTCCCCACTCAACTCGAGtcagttttcttgttttcagGTTGGGAAAAGACTCCCTGAGGCACAAGCAAAATTCATTGTCGCCTTCAAAAAGAGGTCTGGATAAAAGAAGAACAACATACTTTaatgacagaaataaatgaacaaagaaTCGTTTGTTATTTTCAACCACAGATATTTACACAttaacagtcatattcaataaatcagaataagcGTTCCAATGATCAAGATTACCTTTGGAggataacctttaagcaggtattaaaacacagatttcattaagcccacatttctgtattaaagatatttgtattgctctgatgtaatattctaaaatAATGCTGTAAGAGGAAAATCATAATTCactgaaataaaggcttgaaaacatcagtcggtgtaattaatctacatattgtgtttgactttgagaatggagttactgaaataaatgaacttttcaataatattctaatttatccaACATAACTGTATATAAATGGTTAATAGCATGTTTATAATTGTGCCTAAAATGACAACCAGATCTCCAAGGCATAGGTCATTTCTCCTTTTAGTTATGTGTACCGATTTAAAGTGTTGCTAAAAGTGAGCAGTTACCTGTCAATattggaataaaaccattcatAGATGCACCATTTGTGAGCTTTGGGTAGCTTAAGAAGGTTTCTCAATCTCAATCCAATCTTCTGTGATGCCTTCTTATCTGGTGTTATGATGTTAGAAAACTTCTGCAAGACAACAAGTGaaacagtaaatacaaaaacacaactaaacattCAGTTCCAACTGAAAATGCCAAATCTCACAGATTGTatctaatattttttaaagggcAAGCTATCAAACAAACGCTGGGGCAGAAGGTGCTAAATAGATGTGAGAAAGTAGGTATCAAGGGGCTGAGGAAATGCATAAGTAACTGTTTCCtaattttagcttttaatttcctaaatatttaataaagtatctttgaatacACAGACACAGCTCTGATGTCCCGTATGTATTGTCCAGAGCAGAAAGAATAAGGCTACGTTAGTCAGTTGGCACATATCCACACTTGAGGCATCGTTCTCAAAATTCAGCCAGACTGGGAAGGCACAAACATGGGTTGgacaagaaactgaaacacctggttttagaccacaataatttattagtatgatgtagggcctccttttgcggccaatacagcgtcaattcatcttgggaatgacatatacaagtcctgcacagtggtcagagggattttaagccattcttcttgcaggatagtggccaggtcactacgtgatactggtggaggaaaacttttcctgactcgctcctccaaaacaccccaaagtggctcaataatatttagatctggtgactgtgcaggccatgggagatgttcaacttcactttcatgttcatcaaatcaatctttcaccagtcttgctgtgtgtattggtgcattgtcatcctgatacacgacaccgccttcaggatacaatgtttgaaccattggatgcacatggtcctcaagaatggttcggtagtccttggcagtgacgcgcccatctagtacaagtattgggccaagggaatgccataatatggcagcccaaaccatcactgatccacccccatgcttcactctgggcatgcaacagtctgggtggtacgcttctttggggcttctccacaccgtaactctcccggatgtggggaaaacagtaaaggtggactcatcagagaacaatacatgtttcacattgtccacagcccaagatctgcgctccttgcaccattgaaaccaacgtttggcattggcatgagtgaccaaaggttggGCTATAggagcccggccgtgtatattgaccctgtggagctcctgacggacagttctggtggaaacaggagagttgaggtgcacatttaattctgccgtgatttggacagccgtggttttatgttttttggatacaatccgggttagcacccgaacatccctttcagacagcttcctcttgcgtccacagttaatcctgttggatgtgggtcgtccttcttggtggtatgctgacattatcctggataccgtggctcttgatacatcacaaagacttgctgtcttggtcacagatgcgccagcaagacgtgcaccaacaatttgtcctcttttgaactcttgtatgtcacccataatgttgtgtgcatttcaatattttgagcaaaactgtactcttaccctgctaattgaaccttcacactctgctcttactggtgcaatgtgcaatcaatgaagactggctaccaggctggtccaatttagccatgaaacctcccacactgctgcacggtggcgcagttggtagcactgttgccttgcagcaagaaggtcctgggttcgattcccggccaggggtctttctgcatggagtttgcatgttctccccgtgcatgcgtgggttctcaccgggtactctggcttcctcccacagtccaaagacatgcctgttaggttaattggtcactctaaattgcccttaggtgtatgaatgagtgtgtgtggttgtttgtgtgttgccctgcgatggactggcgatctgtccagggtgtaccccgcctctcgcccatagactgctggagacaggcaccagctcccccacgacccactatggaataagcggtagaaaatgactgactgactgacctcccacactaaaatgacaggtgtttcagtttaattgtccaacccctgtatatgtctACCTCATTTTTCCTCGGTAATTATGCCATGATAGTCGCTTTTCACCTGTGGTGTAGTGGTGACCCTCTGGCTCCTCCGAGGAGATCTGGAAGAGAGTCGCTGCTGGGGCGGTTCATCCTCATCCCGAAACAAACGGCTTCTCTTTGAACTTCGTGTGGGCTGAGGAAACAAACGTAGTGTTTCTCAACAGACTCAATAATTCTCCAAGGAAAGACTTATTACACGTCCTCTTTTCCATTTAAAGTCCTAAATTGCAGGGAAAAAACACCTATTTATAAGATATAACACATGGCATTTGATGAAAAAGTAAACTAAGGTGGCTCCACTTCTGTAAAGTCAAACGTAAAGTCTTAATGGGTTGACAGTAGACCTGGTATGTTGTGAACCAAGTATCACAAACTGACATGACAACAAGCTGGAGAATGAGGCTTAAATGAGCCTTAAATTGAATCTGGTCTTCTTTTATGCCAATGTTAGAAATGTGTCCCTCTGTTACTACATGCCAAAACATAAACTATGGAAAGGTCTTTCATTATATGATAACCGCTTTCCACAATAAAACTCCACCTAAGCAAACACTGAATTAACACCTCATCTTTATCGGAAATACTTCTGGGTTAGTTCGGATTAACTGAGGTGAGTTTCAGTGAAGTTATTCTCTGTAACTGTTCTTATTCCTATAGTAGAAAGATGTCATAGTTCTGAGCTTGTTGAAAATTAAGTACATCCTCACAGGTGGTGAATCAAGCTAGTCAGGTGTATAAATCTGTCAATCATCTAAAAGAACTACGAGACCTTAAAGGAACAGGAACATACTATCCTCGTTGCTGCTGCTAAAGTGCTCTGGCAAGTCGCAGCTGATCCGCTGGGCTGATATACCCGGCAGGCTCAACTAACCTAACTTCACATAAAAACATGGACATTATCCGGCTGGACAAAACAGAATCAACCGTAACCAATGGCCTTACATACTTTTattctgagttgattaaatttGCTAGTCAGCTAAAACAAGCAAGGTATGTCTGACTAGTTGGAAGCCTGAACCCCAAGGATTTATTCAATTTCCAAAAAAGCTTATGATAGGACATCTTGTCCATTACTGTTAAGAATCAATTCAATAAAATTAATAACTTTATAATCATTCCATTTGTAAATATGGAACATAAATCcactgtcagaaaaaaaaaagagtgcaataactttttataaagaaaataaacatttaagctTTCAGgtgtttttcagttaaaatcaagtcatgttttaaaaaaaacgcAGAGTACCTTGTTTTTAATGGGGCCAATGGAAGATCTGAGACGTTTACATAACCCCCAGTACTATAATTTTCAAGTTAGATTCTGAGGCTCTGCATTAATCTAAATCTTACTAAAGATGCTGCTCTACCACAGCACCCAGTTTAGAAAAGCTGCCAGTTATTACCGTGTCCATTGTGACGGAGGAATGCCGCCCCCTGGTGTTGTGAGTTCTCGGGAAGCTGTTCTTTTCATTTAATGTGTTGGACAAACTGCCCTCTGTAAAATAGCCGGTTGATCTGTTCAAAATAACATCACTACCAAACATAGATGAcaggcttaaaaaaaaaaaacaagatcatTCTACTTTTTTCCTCAAAGCATTaacataaaaattatatttttaatataatgtgctacaaaaaaagacattttttaaagaactttACACAGCAGACCATAAGCTTGATCTTGTAAAGGCAATGAACAACTTAAATTTGAAGAAAGATCAAATATTTATCATGTAACCTAAAGCATGAGATAAACTGTAGAAGCTGATAGCACCTAGACAGTCAAAGAAACTGACCACAAACCTTTTAGACTGACGAGTGCCTCGGCTGAGGAACCTGAGGGAGAGGAAAAACTGTTCTATATCatcagacaaaacaaaataatatcaagagaaatacatttttaaatgaatgaatactTTTCAACTGTAGTAAGACAGGTAACCAGaccgttttttttttaggacTTATAGcaatgtgttttgtgtgttttcagctttcaaagaaactaaaacattaGTGACCCAAACtccgtttctttttttttttttggcacaaaAAAACCCTAAATTAGATACGACCCCAACTATCGCTGGATGAAATGTATGGAGATACAGTGAGAAATTTGCTGGTGACTGGAATCAGACGTTTTACACTGGAAACTTAAcatcttatctttttcagatcGGTGTACATTAGAGCAAAAAGGTCTCACTGACAACACTCCTCAGAGTGACAGCTGTTACCAAGTGAAGAAGACTTAATCAGGCATTTTCACCATTAATGAAGtgtgtaaaaataaagtcagaaataGCGCATCATATGCAAGATTCTCCAAAGAAAACAGTATTTTGTGCAGAGCACATCagctgttcattcaggctgctaaAAGGGGAGTCAGACCACAGCAGGTAACAGGTAGAGGTAGTCGAATAGATTACAGCAAATATGCTCACTTTTAACCTTTAGAAGAGTTCAATTTTGCTGCCATGTGACATGCTGAATTAGACAAAGTTAGCAATCTTGCTTAGTGACAGCTCTTCTTATTGTT is a window from the Girardinichthys multiradiatus isolate DD_20200921_A chromosome 15, DD_fGirMul_XY1, whole genome shotgun sequence genome containing:
- the lin9 gene encoding protein lin-9 homolog, producing MAEMDQLLDESSSAEALVSLKEGSLSNTLNEKNSFPRTHNTRGRHSSVTMDTPTRSSKRSRLFRDEDEPPQQRLSSRSPRRSQRVTTTPQKFSNIITPDKKASQKIGLRLRNLLKLPKAHKWCIYEWFYSNIDRPLFEGDNEFCLCLRESFPNLKTRKLTRVEWGTIRRLMGKPRRCSSAFFAEERTALRQKRQKMRLLQQRKLSDVSTCKDLPDEIPLPLIIGTKVTARLRGVHDGLFTGQIDAVDTSAATYRVTFDRSGLGTHTVPDYEVLSNEPNETMPISAFAQKHRSTRYIQNLMTPPRAPYPSVTTPVQMDNDPLMNASPWRNKLPSTEGETLGGFPVKFLVQVTRLSKILMIKKEHIKHLKEMNTEAEKLKSYSMPIDLDFQKRYATTVLELEQLNKDLNKVLHEVQQFCCELSPDQGMVPADHPTDLRRRCEEEAQQMVQQSNTQRDGQPSVTNPSLTHLISHLTALLLQIKCLADGGDLNSFEFKSLTESLNDIKTSIDPSNLSCFQNNVEIHVAHIQSGLSQLGNLHAFAANNTNAV